ATGCTAATCTCTTTTGGCTATTGTGGCAGTATAAAAACATTGCTCAGGCTAGTGAAGAAGCTCTTAAACAGCTGGAAGTTGCCCATGAGAACTCAAAAGCAGAGGTTGTCCGAAAGCTTTGTTGTTTTCTAAATTAGTGAATTTTTCTCATTCACATGTTGGTATTGCATGTTTTCCACAGGCGGAGAATTTCAAGAAGTCGCTCGAGGCAGAACTTTTATCTCTCAGACAAAGGGTTACTGAACTTGAAGAAGAATGCAACTTGAAAAATAAGGAAGTGGAATTTGCAACTGTCAGGAAAGAAGAAGCTCTTGCTGCTGCTTTATCAGAAATTGCATTTCTAAAAGAGGATTGCTCGGTTAAGACGTCAGTGTTTGACTACCAATATCTTTGTTGGTTCAGTTTGACTTGTGCAGAAACTGCTATGCTGTCTAAACTGATCTTTTTCTGAAATTGGCatatccaaaattgaaaaatgtgaCTCAACCTCCCAATTCCCAATTCAAAAAGCATAATGCATCAAATGATCTGCAACAGCCACCAGATCCCATGTGTTCTGCTTTTGCCCCCCAAGGCTCACTTCAAATGATATGACTTCAAATGATATCTTTGTTTTTGCTGCCTTGAATGGCTAATCATTGTATTATTTGCAGGTCTCAAGTTGCAGTTTTGGAAACACAaatttcttctttaaaagaTGATTTAGAGAAAGAGCATCAAAAAGCACGTGCTGCTCAAGCTAATTACGAAAGACAGGTTGCCATGATTGTTATAACTGCATTTTACTCTATTGTTTGCTCATTTTTAGATCACCAAAAGTTTTTGGGACTGTATGCCTATGTTCAGTAAGTTGAAGCAGTTTATGTTAAAAGATGCGCGCTGCCAAAATTCCTGTCCAAACTAGACTTCATAAGAGGATTTGGTTTCAAATGGTAACTGATTGTTTTTATCTTCTGGCATTTGCTCTTAATTCTGTATGTATCAATGAAAAAAggtgaaaaattttcttttcaccTTGTATATTATGGTTTTTGCTGTCTAAAGACCAGCTAAGAAGATCTGAGAAAATGACTATACAGTGTTTTCTAAGCATGGACTGGTGAATGGCTTAGTATTCTCATAAACATGTGCTTTCCATCTTTCCTTTGCTTTAACTCCATGAAGAGTTCTTGATCGACATTCACCATGGAAGGTTGAACTTTCACTTGACAACACGGCTATGCAAAACATATGGTATCCAGTATCCACTGAACGTTTTTATTGGTCTGCATTAGAATTTGAAACATTTCGTATTGTGGGGAAATTATTGAAATGGAACTGAAGAGTGGCTTTCCGTTCTGTTATCTTTTGGTGTTCTTCAGATGCATAATATTACTCTCATTTCATTGGTGATGgtgtaatttattttttatacttaatatgcatattttttttgtgattttggtAGGTTATTCTACAGTCTGATACGATTCAGGAGTTGACTAGAACTTCACAAGCTTTAGCTACACTGCAAGAAGAAGCATCCGAGCTTCGCAAATTGTCAGATGCACTGAAAACAGAAAATGTATCTTCCTTTTCTGTGACAAATTGTTGTTCCTTTTCTCTCACTGTTTTCCAGTTAATTTGTACTGTTGTCGATCTTGCATTTTTGGATTTAAATCCATTGCGTTTATTATGATTCTTTTCGATTTGATATAATCATGATCGTTTCAAGTCATtctgtaaatttgaaatttctacTCTGAGAGCCAATTTTGTGTCACCTGAGGAACCTCTTCTGTGGCCTACATGGTCACAGGTATTGCATCTTTAGTTTTCTTACAACTCCCAGCTCTTATGAAAGTCTGACAGTGTAGGGCAATTCCCCGTGCACTACAATTACTAAGAATAGCATATTGCATAGTTTGTCAGTTTTGAAGTTCCTTTGTTTCCTAATCCTTCACAAACAaacaatttcatatgaacagAATTTGGCTGAAATACTCAGTTTATGAACTGTCCACCTAATGCCTTCACGTTTTCAAAATCTTTTCCATTTAATTCAGCAGTTAAATGGTGATCTTGTTCTTCTGGATTTAATTAATCTGAGAGTAAGACTGCACCTTTCGCAGTCATATGTATGGTCAGCTTTTTCTTTGATGGAAGTTTCATTACTGCTgctttttttttcagttttatgtTGACCAACCTGTAGATGGAAAGATGATAGGGTATCATAGATTGTTTTCGTTCTGGATTTGTAATGGTTCTGCCCAATTCTTGTAACATTTCCTTGTTTTGTACACAATCTCATAAACAGTTAACTGAAGAATGGTTCCTTCCTCTTAGTTTGATAGTCACCATGTGGTAATTATCTTCCTAACTGGCTCTGTCCTGTTAAATTGAAGATCAAACTCAGAACTTATTTGTGTCCTTTAATTTCGTTACCTCAGTAATATGTATGTTAGAGTTAATGTAAGTTCTGGGCTATTGTTTTAGAGTGCTTATATCTGAGGTTTGACTACTTGATTCTTGTATCGGTTTGTACTAACTCCTATGATTTTGCTGTGATTCATAGATTGAACTCAAGGCCAAGTGGGAAACTGAGAAGTCAGTGCTTGAAGTTCTGAAGAACGATGCAGATGCAAAGTATAATGAGGTTAATGAACTGGTAAATGATTacttatttttatataattttgttttcgTGCTTATATGTCTCTgcgattttccctttttcttttttcccctttcacATGTATCTTACATTTAATATcattatttctattttattggtttcttgaattctttttGAAGGACTGTCACtggtttttatttaattatttattttttgccttccattttgatttttttactCCCTTCTGAACCCATGCATCTCTCAGAACAAGTTATTACATAGCAAGTTAGAGGCTTTACACATCAAATTGGCCGAGAAGGACCGTCATTCTTCCTGTGTTTCTGGAAGCTCTTCTCATGATTCTCTTGATGATGATAATGGTTTGGGACATATTGTAAATTACCTCCGACGCTCGAAAGAAATTGTATGCATGCCCCATCTTCTTCTTGTGCCTTCCACCGACTCTCATTTATTTAGCATCTAACTAAATTGGACTTCTACAGGCAGAAACAGAAATTTCTTTGCTAAAACAGGAAAAACGGCGACTTCAATCACAGGTAGCTCGACGTACCATTTTGATTTGCCTACacataattatttattttcatgtTTCCGTTTTGTCCTATCTTGTATCTTTGGGGGCTTAGGTTATCATGTAGGGCAATCATTTGTTGCCAGTTTGCTTAGTTTTACTAAATAGGACTGTATTAAACTTAACTAAGTCTTGAATGCCTCACTGGTAAAGTAAATTGGGGTGtcgtatatatatatgtatgtatatatgtgtgtgtgtgtgtgtgtgtgttactAGCTGTGCTTCTCCTTGATCTATATGCTTTGATTTTTGGGCTTGGTGCTTCCCTATAAGGTTTTGAAGAGCATGACATGTTAACCCTCATTGGCATTTTGTGGCTTCCCTGCAACCTCAGTCATCTTATATGTCTTTATCTGCTCACATTTGGGGTTGGTTTTCCTGATAGGGTTGTGCATGGGAAGTCCTGTTGTTCAATTGAATAGACACTGGTCTTCTGGATTAAGTAATGTTAACCTGCATGGAACCTTAATGGATATCTGTTGTGTGGGCTTGTTGCAAACTGAGTTTTTTAAGCACAAGCATTTTGCATAACTTTGCAATAAGTGGCTGGTTGATATCCATAGGATTTAGTTTCTTCACGCACTATTGATACTTcaagattttgaaattttagCGGCGCTATTGATACTTCAAGATTTTAGTTAAGTTTACTTCTAAtgtatttttcttctttttgctctTCCAGCTTGAAACTGCTCTGAAGGCAGCAGAGTCAGCTCAAGCGTCACTTAATGCTGAGCGAGCAAATTTAAAGACATCGCTGTTCACTGAGGAAGAGTTCAAATCTCTACAGCTTCAGGTTAAAGTTATACCTTGCGTCTTCTTTCGATCCTTGCAATCGTTGTTTGTCTTCTGTACATGACATTCTGttgttgtctttttttttttaataaatttttttggttgaatttaCTTTTTAGATGTTCACTTTTTtcttgctattttttttttccttgttttggCTTTTCCCCAATGTGACATGGACAATGTCATCTGGGGACCTGAAATTCTGCTGTTTAAACCACTGCAGGTTCGAGAAATAAGTTTGCTTCGGGAAAGTAACATTCAACTCAGAGGGGAAAACAGGCATAATTTTGAGGAATGTCAGGTTTGAATGAAGACAGTATACTTCTGTGGAATTGTGAGTTGATGTATTACGTTTGCTTTTAGGTAGCTTCTCTAACAAGAAAAAATTGTTGCTTTGTCCTAGAAACTTCGTGAAGCTCTTCAAAAAATTAGTATTGAAATGGAAATTAAGGAGAGAAGTCTTGAGGAGAGGCAAAATGAGGTTGAAGCTTGTAGGAGAGATATTGAAAAACAGATGATGGAGAAAGAAGATTTTAAACGGAAGGTTGATGAGGTATTGTCTTGAACCAGATTTTACCTTTCAATCCCTAAATCACTTTGGTTTGTCTTCTCATGGTTCTTTTCCCTCATCCTAAGTTATTGGAGAAGTCGAAGAGTTTTGATGTGGAAGATTATGACCGTTTGAGAGAATCAGTTCAGCAGATGCAGGTGGGTTGTATATTATCCTGAATTGGTCATTATGATCTCTGTTCCATTTTTGGTGATGATTGTGGAAATAATTTTATGTTCTCTTTGAAGTTATCTTCAGATTTGATCAAATCCTTGAATGATTTTACATTCGTCATTTGAGCTTTTTGATTAAACATGATTGGTGAGGACCAAGGTTTTTTGTTTTACCAGCACTTGGATTGACAAGTTTTCTGTGTTAAGCGTGGTTGTTAACATAGTAGCCAGTTGGTTTTTTGTCCTTAACCCTTGAAAACTTGTAGACCATTCTTTTGGGTTTTCATTATTGACTTTCTTGATTGATTTTGGAGGAAATTGGAAGAGGATTTTGTGACGGCCATTTGCCAGTCGCAAGTGGAAATCCTTGAATAGAAAATTATTTAAAAGATGGTGTTTTGCTTCTTCTGGCTTACTATAAGTTTTATTTGGTTTCTCCAAGGAATACAATTAAATTTAGAAACAGGATCCACGAATGTAACTCATAATATTGATTACAGGGAGAGAATATGTTGAAGATGGATTAGAAAGGAAACATGAAAAATGGACAGGCATAATAAGGATATAACATGGCTTCTGATTTCTGAATTTGTTGGTAAACCTTAGATCCTTACCAACATGGCTTCCAATTTCTTCGTCTGTAGGTAAACCTTAGAGAAAAGGAAGCTCAATTAGAAGAAATGAAGGTGGTATTATCTGAGAGGCAAAGTGTGATATCACGTTTGGAGCAGGATGTTTCAAGGAGTAAAATAGAAAGGAATGAAAAGGAGTCCAGGATAAATGAAATATCTCAAGTTGAGGTACTCCTATTTGCATTCAATAtgtaaatttcacctcaatttcttgatttctctTTGCCTCGAGTTTTAGATCACAACTAATAGATTCTTGCATATGTTGTGATTCAGGCTTCTTTGAGATCAGATCTTGAAAAGCAGAGGAGGGTGATAGCTCAATTAAAGGTCAGCAGCGTGTTCATGGATATACCTGGTCTTTGTTTACTTCTTGAAAAAATACCTTGGACGTTGTTCCTTGTAATAATTGAGTGTCTGATGATCTTCCATTCTTCTGATACTGCTTTCACTAAATAAGACCTTGGATGTTGTTTGTTGTAATAATGGGGTGTCTGATTACCTTACATTCTTGTGATGCGGCTTTTACTTTGCAGAAGAAATCTGAAACCttgtcaaaagaaaaggaagacatGAGCAAAGAGAACCTTGTTCTTTCCAAACAATTAGAAGATGCTAAGCAAGGTGTGGGTTCCTTACCATACTTTCCGgaattaaatgagctagaatGCTTATCTGTTAGAGCATgggggccaaaaaaaaaaaaaaacttttggttTCTTATGGCAAGATGCATCACTTACTTTCAGTTCTTATGATAGCATTATAGCACTACAAAATTATCTTTCTCAGCTATTTAGTTGTCTTTTATAGTGAAAAGGAGTCTTGGAGATGCTGCAGGTGAGCATGCTAtgaaggagaaggagaaggagaaggagaaggagaaggagaaggaggAGAAAGACACCAGAATACAGGTTCACACAACGACTCGATATTTTGTTGCTCTTTTGTTTTCCTCTTATAATGATTTAGCTGATATTTTCTTGCAATATATGAAAGATTCTGGAAAAAACTGTGGAGAGGTTGAGAGAGGAattgaagaaggaaaaggaTGAACATAAAACAGAGAAAGCAAAGCGACTGAAGACGCAGAAGACAATTAGTGACTCATATGAGACTGTTTCTCAGGTGTGCTTGCTCGTTGAACtggcttttttattttttagactTGTGAAGTGGATTGCTTGTTGTATTTGGATTAATAGTCAtcaaaattatagttttataGCACAGCTCATGCGTGTAAATGAAAATTAAGGATGCATGAAAATAAATTTAGTTTGTCTTTTAAAAGGTTTACAGAAGAAATATTTGCAGGCTtgaatttattaattttttcctGTAATAATCCAGCATCGGGTGAAGTTGTTAGATGAACTGGAGAAGCATAAACAGGCTCTGAGAATGCTTGTAGATGAAGTTGAAAAGCTAAAGCAGTCTAGGGGAAATCAATCAGAGGTAACAATTCAAGGTTTTTTGCTGTATTGCACATTTTTGTTTCATCATATCCCATTTCCCCTGCTTCGTGACATACACACCTTCTGTACTTGTACATTTCATGTTTTAGTGACAGAGATTACCAAGCGCTTGAAATTGATGTCTAGGAATCATGCGAACTTGTAAAAGTATTGGAAAAATGCCAATACAACGTTTTGAAGGCTTTCTGTTTTGGCAAATCCCCTCTTTCCTGCCATAATATGTTACCAGTACAATATATGCTAATTGAAACTTAAGATCATCTGGAATACATCTTCAAATAAAGCTGTGGATCTTCTTCTTGAATTTCTCAAGTCATGCAGAGTTCTCCAgcgttttttttcctttgctatACTTGTTGAAGTGAACCTTAGTGAAACTGTGGACAAGTTTGTGGATGGTATGATTTTGTGGCACTGTATGATTTTGTGGCACTGTCTGTGGTCCAAATCTTTGTCTATGGAATTATTTGTGCAAACTGTAATATATACTGCTTATTGTCTCACATTTGTTTATTACCCCTGCTTGCGAAATTATGTCAGTCATAAGATATCTGTAAATCCATGTATATCGGATGATGGCTTCCTACGGGATTCATGTATATATGCTTGTTCTTAGGGAACCACCGAAATTAATTTCCTATCTGGTAGTCTCTTGGAGGACCTTGCTACTGCATATCATCTGGCTGTAGAAAGTTTTCATCGGTCTGCTCAACCAGTATCTGTTGAACCTGGGGCCTCTGCTGTGGTTTCATCAGCGGCTTCGGATACCACTTCTGCAGGGCCTACCATAGGTATGTATCCTCAAGCACTTCATGTTTCCTTTACCATTATCATCAAGGTTGCTTTTAATCTTTATTAGTGTTCcactttcttggaaatttgttcTTATAAATGATGTTTTTGTCATCTGATATTCAAATAGTTGCTGCAATGGCTCCAGCAATCTCGTCTCCCGCCCCCTCTACCGCAAATGTTCCTTCTGCCAAAACAGTGCatgaaaaagagaagaaatctgTTTTAGTGAAGCCAAGTCTGGAGACACGCAAGACAGGAAGGAAGCTGGTCCGACCTCGTATTATAAAACCTGAAGAATCCCAGCCTGATATATTGATGTCAGAACTTGAAGGGTCTGATAAGCCTTCATCATCTAATGATTTGGAAAATCAGGGAAATCTTGATATACCTACATCAGCACCTGGTCGTAAGCGCCCATCTGCATTATCAACTCCAGAGTTATGTGAAGAATTGCTTGTGACGGACGAAACAGGCGCAGATGTTGCTGAACCAACACTGAAGAGGTCCAGAAATTCAGAGACCCCACAAGAAGGTGGTGAAGGACTGCCACCAGAGGGCAGCGATTCCCAAGCTGCTGGGAAATTGGAGGATTCTTCTGAAGTTTTGCCTGCTAGTGAAGAATCTATGGAAGATATTCCAGATCTTCCACATGTCTCCAAGGGTATCTCTGTTAATGTTGACAAGGACGAGGGTGAGACTGCTGCTAAGCAGGCTGAAGAGCCAACTGCAGAGATGAAGATGCAGGAAGAATTTCAGAATGACAAAGGTGATGTTGCTGATGCGTGCTCAAACAAGCTGAATGGTGCATTATTATCTGATGTTCCATTAAAACAGCAGGCTGATCAGGAGATTCAGCATCCAGCAGCAGAATCCGAAAGTGAGCGGGAGGAAGGAGAACTGGTTACAGACGTTGCTGATCTAGAGGGTAGTCTTAATATGTCCACTACACTGGGAAGCTCGGAACCTGAATTTCTGTCTGAGCATGGAACAGCTTCTGAAATTCCACCTGGAGTTGATGATGATCCTGTGGATCAGGCAACAGTGGAAGCGGGGGATGCAGAAGTTTCCCAAGCTCTGGATGATGTAAAAAATGATGAGGGTATCATAACTGAAGACATTGGTGAGACTTCTCACAAGTTGAATAATGATATTGAGCAGGCTGCAGCTGAGACAGACGAGGTCTCTGAAGCTGCTACAACTAATCCTGAGAAAACACCACCTAGCACTGGCGTAGAAATTGGTGTTTCTAAACAAGGTGGAGCAAGTGCCATAAATGATACAGAAGAAGGGAAACAGGCGTCACCTATTTATAGGAGTTCAACAACGATTAATTTGTCCGAGAGGGCGAAGGAAAGGGCTTCTATTAGACAAGGTGGTATGCTTTCTTCCTTGACAAGTAGAGGTCGTGGAAGGGCACCTCGAGGTCGGGGTGGACGTAGTGCCCGCGGCCGTGGCCAAACATCTGGTAAGCAGGGTTAGGTATGGCAGGTTAATGGGCTGGGGGCTACTGTTGCTCTTCTAGGTCTTTTTTTGCTTGGTCGTCCTATTTCTTGGCGATGCCAGTTACTATCAAGATGCATATCTGGATCGTTCATGGATGGATATGTCATGACTTTTGATCAATCTTGGCCTCTTTTGCTCTCTCAAGCTCAACTATTTAAGTTTTGGTTTGCCGGAGGAGAGTTCTCGTTCGGAGAAGAACTAAACTTTATATTATTTCACTAACTTTTATAGTTGTCAGCCACTGTTATTAAATTCTCTCGCCTGgaaactcttgcaaaaattgCTTCGAACATGTTCTTATTAAAAGTGCTCGAGGAGAAAAATGTTTCGCATATATAGTATACTGAAATACACTAAGATTCATGTTTACACGAGGAAAAGATACCTAGGTATAACGAGTGTCTTTAAAGTTGGGCTATCGAATTGTGAACCGGCCAGGGTTCTAGTTTGGTTTACTAGTCAACCTAGCAAATCAATTAAACTAGTTAAGGAGaggttgaattggtaaaataaTGGACTTTCGAGTAGGCCTGTCAACAGTTCGGGTTTAGATCCGGGCCCGGCCtggatccgtgaaattattgcgggtatgggtagggatttaattgtgTTATCTGGACCCGGATTcagatccgttttgtcaaacaaaaaaatgggtcggatacggaatatagtattccgattCGTATTAGActcggatccggatataaatggattaataatttaaaatatgtatatttatcaatataatttgattagggcgatgtatttgagtaaagtcaatttgatttatttttttatttggttttttttttgtattagttagaaattagtgtacaaatataattttttctcatttttattaaaaattgtaaattttcataatttttttcgggtagacccggaCCCGGATTCGAGACccgtcggatccggatccggaacatagagtAGAAGATCCGTCGAGTAAACGGGTCGAATCCGGATCCGATTTGGTATGTCGAGTCCGGGTCCGGGTcaggaataatgaattccgacCCGGATTCGGCCCCGTTGACAAGCCTACTTTCGAGTTGGTtcatacaattttttttaaaaaattttgaagtaattcgatttaaataataaataaatgcaTAAAAAAGAGAATGATTTGAATTGGGTTGAATCGTGAAGAAGTTTGCTTAAAACGGTTcggatttaaaaaatattggATATGGCGTGATGGTATTTAGAGTCATTAGTCATAAATTGTGTACTCGGTGGTGTAGGTGCACCTATGAATGTAGATGCACGTGACCTTTTAGGAGCAAAGCGGGGGTGATTGATAGTGTTTGAATATCAGATTTTGgtgttaattatttttatatacaGAAACATAGGTTATTATTTATCAACAATTAAACATagttataaaaatataattccaaattttagtgattttttagAAAAGTTTAAATAGTAGATGTGCAATCAAAAAATGGCGGTGGTAtcattatttttgaaaaaaaattataatttgacTCCAATTTGTGGTATAATTATTTTTGACCCTTAATTTTGGGAAAATT
Above is a genomic segment from Coffea eugenioides isolate CCC68of chromosome 5, Ceug_1.0, whole genome shotgun sequence containing:
- the LOC113770055 gene encoding nuclear-pore anchor; translated protein: MPLFLSSEEFQSCSNDAALVAEKADAFIQELMNQLETVKAKADAASITAEQTCSLLEQKYVSLSSEFSSLQSQHSQLNASLEERLTEITELRAQNHQIHLLSTGKDGDIERLSTEASELHKSKRQLIELLQQKELEISEKSSIIKSYLDKIVYLTENAASKEARVSELETELARSQASCTRICQEKELIERHNSWLNDELKVKVDNLIELRKAHSELEAEMSAKLADVEKNWNETSSSLKWNKDRVKELESKLASLEQELLSGKDAAATIEKQFSSEISTWKKLVDLYKESSEEWSKKAGELEGVVKALETHLVQVEDDYKQRLESEASARKEIEKEADCLKENFEKCAAELESFKRKDELKPLPLSSFTSELWVDPREGTNTVEDNRMLLPSIPVGVSGTALAASLLRDGWSLAQLYTKYQEAVDALRHEQLGRKQSQAILERVLYEIEEKAGVILDERAEHERMVEAYSSLNQKLQHSLSEQTALQSHTQELKADLRRHEREYAAAQKEVVDLQKQVSVLLKECRDIQLRGGSVCHDYGDTFMAGSGVSTEDAYNAADVIPEQLLAFKDISGLVEQNVQLRRLVHSLSEDIASRETELKEKYEKELQRHTDEAGSKVNAVLARAEEQACMIESLHTSVAMYKRLYEEAHKPRSPNPLLQEAVPVERGKAIIGLADDSYESLKKAQEKAHKQVKYLDEELGKSRCEIISLRSECDKLALEAQLAREKLERFMAEYEHQRDEYNGLLARNVEFSQLIIDYQRKLRDSSDSQRAAEELSRKLTMEVSLVKQEKEMLLNAERRAADEIRSLSERAHRLQASLNTIESTEEVREEARCAERKKQELYINQIEREWAEAKKELNEERDRVRNLTLERESSLNNALKQVEEIGKELSKALHALAAAEARASIAEARCSELEEKMKLANFEASEKYGKGGPNSTANNEIVLDLHTAEHEIAKLREEARINKEHMLQYKNIAQASEEALKQLEVAHENSKAEAENFKKSLEAELLSLRQRVTELEEECNLKNKEVEFATVRKEEALAAALSEIAFLKEDCSVKTSQVAVLETQISSLKDDLEKEHQKARAAQANYERQVILQSDTIQELTRTSQALATLQEEASELRKLSDALKTENIELKAKWETEKSVLEVLKNDADAKYNEVNELNKLLHSKLEALHIKLAEKDRHSSCVSGSSSHDSLDDDNGLGHIVNYLRRSKEIAETEISLLKQEKRRLQSQLETALKAAESAQASLNAERANLKTSLFTEEEFKSLQLQVREISLLRESNIQLRGENRHNFEECQKLREALQKISIEMEIKERSLEERQNEVEACRRDIEKQMMEKEDFKRKVDELLEKSKSFDVEDYDRLRESVQQMQVNLREKEAQLEEMKVVLSERQSVISRLEQDVSRSKIERNEKESRINEISQVEASLRSDLEKQRRVIAQLKKKSETLSKEKEDMSKENLVLSKQLEDAKQVKRSLGDAAGEHAMKEKEKEKEKEKEKEEKDTRIQILEKTVERLREELKKEKDEHKTEKAKRLKTQKTISDSYETVSQHRVKLLDELEKHKQALRMLVDEVEKLKQSRGNQSEGTTEINFLSGSLLEDLATAYHLAVESFHRSAQPVSVEPGASAVVSSAASDTTSAGPTIVAAMAPAISSPAPSTANVPSAKTVHEKEKKSVLVKPSLETRKTGRKLVRPRIIKPEESQPDILMSELEGSDKPSSSNDLENQGNLDIPTSAPGRKRPSALSTPELCEELLVTDETGADVAEPTLKRSRNSETPQEGGEGLPPEGSDSQAAGKLEDSSEVLPASEESMEDIPDLPHVSKGISVNVDKDEGETAAKQAEEPTAEMKMQEEFQNDKGDVADACSNKLNGALLSDVPLKQQADQEIQHPAAESESEREEGELVTDVADLEGSLNMSTTLGSSEPEFLSEHGTASEIPPGVDDDPVDQATVEAGDAEVSQALDDVKNDEGIITEDIGETSHKLNNDIEQAAAETDEVSEAATTNPEKTPPSTGVEIGVSKQGGASAINDTEEGKQASPIYRSSTTINLSERAKERASIRQGGMLSSLTSRGRGRAPRGRGGRSARGRGQTSGKQG